The Paracholeplasma brassicae genome includes the window TCGCTCTCATCGTAAATTTTCCATCTTTTATCTGATATCTTGGCATATATATACTCTTTGTAATTTTGGTATACCTCAAATAAACTTAAATCCTCTTGATCTGTATCATATGAAATGTCAATTTTATAATCTTGTGATAATTTTCTTAGCAATGAATCATTAAGTAGCAAATCTCCTTCAGGGAAAGTAATTCTAAAAGGTGCATCAAACGAGTCTTGTGATAATTCGGCAGCCAAAAATAGTAATGGTGCTTTGTGACTTTCTTCGCTATCCTTACTTTCATACCATTCTAAATATCCGATTGCTACATATAGAACATTAATTGCATTTTCTTCTTTAAATGTTCTAGCTTTCTTCATTAAATTTCTGAGGATTTTTCTTTGTGTTTTATTATTACAATTAGAAAAAATTAAATTCTCCTTTTTATTCCTCAGATAGTTTTTTATCGCAGGTATTAGTTCTGGCTTCGAATAAATATCCTTAATTGGTAGTTTTATGCCAGATATTGTAATAAAATCTTCTTCGTCTTCTTCAAAAAGATTTGCTATCTCTTCATCCTCTTCTTCATCATCAAACATTTCAGCAAACATAACTCTTTTAGCATTCACTTGCTTGTTTAATAATTCCTCTATTGATGGATAAATGATTTCAAGAGTAGATGACTTTTTGCGTTTAAAATTAACTGCTTGATTTCTAGCTGTTATATCTAAAAGGCTCTTCTTCCACGAATCAATATTGCTTTGTACTTTTTCGCTCATCATCTTATTTTTCTCCTGTCGTTTTATCTTAATAGAATCAATATATGAGACTCATTAATTGAAATTGGTATACATAGTCGGTATAGTTCTAAAAACCATTGGTGTGAAAAGTGTATGATTTTTCAATTTCAACGATTGTTCTAATAGGTTCTCTTATTATTGCTTACTATGTCTATTAGAAATTGTGGTTTCGAATGTTTAATATAGTAATGATGAAAACACGTAGTAAAAATCATTAATTTGACCAAAATTGTGAATATTTCGTCTAAGTGTTGTCTCGACGCTAAAAGTTTGACGGTTCATCACTGTTCAAATATATCCTCCACATCGCTACACTACTTGAAGTTAAAAATTACTAATTGATAATATTATCTATGTTTACGTGTTTCTTTTTGATAATTCTTCTATATTTTCATTTGTCTTTATCACTTATGTTACTTTGATACGAAACTAGCCTAGAATTATTATCCCATGAATATAGTATCCATTTTCTATCATTTGCTAGTTTTATGAGTTGATTTGCTTCCTTTGTTCCCAGTATATTTTTATGCAAAATAATACCCGTAACAATATTGGCATACACTTTATTGCCCCCGTTGCTGAAAAACCTATACTCTTTTTCTTTACTCCAAGTCATTCCTTTTAATAATAGCTGATTCCTGAGATTTTGTTCTAACTCGTTTTTTAGTATTTCTTTATTCTCAAGTTGGAATGCTAATAAAAACAACGGTAACCAAGAGAAATGATCACGTTTATCTGAGTATATAACAGGATTCAGGTCCATTAAATCTTTCATTTCATCAGTGATCAAATCAGAATCATACTCAATACAAAATCCATAATTTTCTGCATATTCATTCCATAAATGCTTGTTATCGAATGAATCAGACATACTAAACACTTTAATATTGTGTCGGTATGTATCGTTAAACGCAAAAATTGGTTCTAACTTTTTTCTAAACATGTCTTCATGTTGTTGGAATTGCCTCTGCACATCTTTATGTGCTGTTTCGAAATTAGTAATGTCTTCATCTGTAGCACCACTATTAAAAAGCAAATTATTAAAGGTTCCATTATTCATCATATCCTCAATGGCAAGTAACTGATCATCAGTGATTGGATCAATAGATTTTTCAATTTGTGGAACTTTACTGTATAAGCGCTTTATAAAAGTTCGATAGATCTTGGGTTTATTCTTTGATATATATGCTTGAAAAAGCTCTTCCTCTTTCTCTTTATTATAATAAATCATTGAGTCAGATGGATCGTTTAAACTTTTGATGTCGGCAAACCATAAATAGCCCTCTGATAGAGCTTTTAAATAGTAATTGAATGTTTCTTTATTTTTAATAGAGCGGTATTTATATAATTTCACGTGCTTCTCCAATCAAACACTCTCGTTCAATTTAATTATTAAACTCATTTTCACAAACAAGTTCCGTTTGTTCCATAATCAACTGTACAGATTTATCGTAATTATTAGGATCTGTTGGGTCATCTGGTGGATAATTATACTTCTTAAGTAAAACTTTGATTTCAAATCTTATTTTTGCTCTAACAGAATCTCTAATATTCCAGTCAATTGTGGTACTCGACTTAATCTTTTTAGTTAGTTCTTTAGCGATTTCCTTTAAGATGTCTGTTCCCATGACTTCTTTTGCAGTCATGTTCGATGATAATGCTTCATAGAATGCAAACTCATCCTCAGTTAAACCTGATTCTTTGCCTGCTTCAGCTGCTTTGGTTATGTCTTTAGCTAGTTCAATCAGTTCTTGAATAACGACTGTAGAATCTATTAATCTAGCTTGATATTTAGCAAGTGCATCTTCTAATAGTTCAGAGAACTGTCTCGATTGAACAATCGTCTTTCTAGCTATCATTTTAAGTTTGCCTTTAATGAGTCGTTTCAAGAGTTCAATCGCAACATTCTTGTGATCCATCTTCTTGAACTCTTCTAAGAATTCTTCCGAAAGAATCGAGATATCAGGTTTTGATAATCCAATTTCAGCCATGATATCAATGACTTTATCTGATTTAAGTGATTTAGAAATCAATTGGTTAAGTTCTGAATCAAGTTGATCTACTGATTTCTTTTTACTTGTATCTGTTGATAGTTTAATAATACCTGCACGTACTGATTTAAAGAACCCAATCTCAACGTTGTGTTTTTCTGCTTCTTCTGTTGTAGAGCATAGTGAATAGGCTTTTGAAAGTTCTGAAACAAACTTTAAGAAGTCGTTTTTTCTTTCTTCTCTTAAACCTATAACAAAATCAATGGTTTCCATAATAACTTGGAGTTTTTCGCTGTATCGGTCACCAAAGTATTTTGAATAATCATGTTGATGTAGAATATCTCTTACAATATCTAGCTTTTCTAACATGACTGAAACAGCTAGTGCAGTATCTACACCGACTTGTTCTCTATCGTTATCTGTATATTGCATTAGGGCTTTCTTTAGTTGATCTGCAATTCCAATATAGTCAACAACAAGTCCGCCTTGTTTTTCTTTGAATACACGGTTAACTCTAGCGATAGCTTGCATAAGGTTATGACCTTGCATCGGTTTATCGATATACATTGTGTGCATACTTGGGACATCAAATCCAGTTAACCACATATCTCGTACAATGACTAATTCAAGTTCATCATTATTATCTTTCATTCGTTCAGATAATGTTTCTCTAGTTTGCTTAGTACCAATATGTTTTTGCCATGCTTCAGGATCACTGGATGACCCAGTCATAACAACTTTAATCTTACCTTTTAAGACATCATCTGAGTGCCATTCTGGTCTTAGTTTAACAATGGCTTCATAAAGTTCAACAGCAATTCTTCTAGACATCGCAACAACCATGGCTTTACCTACTGGTGTTTCCATGGTTGATTGTCTTTTTTCAAAGTGTTCAACGATATCTTTTGCAACTGTCTTAATTCTTGAAGTAGAACCAACAATTGCTTCTAATCTTGCCCACTTACGTTTTAAACCTTCTTTTTGAGTTTCTTCTTGATATTCCGTGATTTCATCATAGTTTTCATCAATCAAATCATACTCTTCTGTAAAGTCGATCTGAGCAATTCTACTTTCATAGAATATCTTAACGGTTGTTTTATCTTCAACTGCTCGTGACATATCGTAAATATCAATATAATCACCGAAAACAGCTCTTGTGTTCTTATCTGTGGTTTCAATAGGTGTACCTGTAAAACCTATATATGATGCATT containing:
- a CDS encoding DUF2971 domain-containing protein, coding for MKLYKYRSIKNKETFNYYLKALSEGYLWFADIKSLNDPSDSMIYYNKEKEEELFQAYISKNKPKIYRTFIKRLYSKVPQIEKSIDPITDDQLLAIEDMMNNGTFNNLLFNSGATDEDITNFETAHKDVQRQFQQHEDMFRKKLEPIFAFNDTYRHNIKVFSMSDSFDNKHLWNEYAENYGFCIEYDSDLITDEMKDLMDLNPVIYSDKRDHFSWLPLFLLAFQLENKEILKNELEQNLRNQLLLKGMTWSKEKEYRFFSNGGNKVYANIVTGIILHKNILGTKEANQLIKLANDRKWILYSWDNNSRLVSYQSNISDKDK
- a CDS encoding type I restriction endonuclease subunit R — protein: MAVKVFFESDVEEATLEWFQELGYQTEFGPNIAPEGPYSERASYTDVILIERLKESLFSSNKSLPKSAIEDAIRQITIPKQIALIENNRTFHKMITDGVDVSYHDQTGRLVHSQVRIFDFNEPKNNDYLVVNQFTVVESRVEKRPDVVVFVNGLPLVVFELKTASDENISIKSAFRQVKNYQQSISSLFVYNSFNVISDGLHAKAGTITSDEDRYMTWRTTEGKEIAPTTIPQLETLIKGMFDKKRFLDIIKQYVLFQKHESGYIKILAGYHQYHAVNTALEKTYEATSAHGDRRIGVIWHTQGSGKSLSMVFYAGKLVISQELSNPTIVIITDRNDLDDQLFLTFSKSSDLLRSIPDQAASREHLKELLNGRDSGGIIFTTIQKFSPDDNGNISALTNRKNVIVLADEAHRSQYGFSAKVVKSQDEAFEKYGYAKYLRDSLPNASYIGFTGTPIETTDKNTRAVFGDYIDIYDMSRAVEDKTTVKIFYESRIAQIDFTEEYDLIDENYDEITEYQEETQKEGLKRKWARLEAIVGSTSRIKTVAKDIVEHFEKRQSTMETPVGKAMVVAMSRRIAVELYEAIVKLRPEWHSDDVLKGKIKVVMTGSSSDPEAWQKHIGTKQTRETLSERMKDNNDELELVIVRDMWLTGFDVPSMHTMYIDKPMQGHNLMQAIARVNRVFKEKQGGLVVDYIGIADQLKKALMQYTDNDREQVGVDTALAVSVMLEKLDIVRDILHQHDYSKYFGDRYSEKLQVIMETIDFVIGLREERKNDFLKFVSELSKAYSLCSTTEEAEKHNVEIGFFKSVRAGIIKLSTDTSKKKSVDQLDSELNQLISKSLKSDKVIDIMAEIGLSKPDISILSEEFLEEFKKMDHKNVAIELLKRLIKGKLKMIARKTIVQSRQFSELLEDALAKYQARLIDSTVVIQELIELAKDITKAAEAGKESGLTEDEFAFYEALSSNMTAKEVMGTDILKEIAKELTKKIKSSTTIDWNIRDSVRAKIRFEIKVLLKKYNYPPDDPTDPNNYDKSVQLIMEQTELVCENEFNN